A stretch of Suncus etruscus isolate mSunEtr1 chromosome 9, mSunEtr1.pri.cur, whole genome shotgun sequence DNA encodes these proteins:
- the LOC126018739 gene encoding olfactory receptor 5A1-like — MAPGRSMADSRNHTFVSTFVLMGLTDNKELQLLLFPIFLGIYLVTLIWNLSLIILIRMDSHLHTPMYFFLSFLSFLDICYSTSISPRMLSDFLKDQKTISFAACAIQYFFVSWLGISECCLLTVMAYDRYVAIGNPLQYSAIMVPDVCKKMVTGAYGSGFFSSLILTIPGFNLDFCGPNIIEHFFCDMPRMFPLSCSNTFILQIIVFLIAMLVGSGSFFMILLSYAFIAASILKMSSIKGSLKAFNTCASHLAVVTLYYGTIFAVYLQPNSNHPRKQDKVLSVFYVNVIPMLNPLIYSLRNKEIKEALKKVIEKAKTYL; from the coding sequence ATGGCACCAGGCAGGTCTATGGCAGATTCCAGAAACCACACTTTTGTGTCTACGTTTGTGCTCATGGGACTTACAGACAATAAAGAGCTGCAACTTCTCCTTTTCCCAATCTTTCTAGGGATCTACCTGGTGACTCTGATATGGAACCTGAGTCTGATCATCTTAATCAGAATGGACTCTCACCTGCACACACCTATGTACTTTTTTCTTAGTTTCCTGTCATTCCTAGACATCTGCTATTCTACATCTATCAGCCCAAGAATGCTTTCAGATTTCctcaaagaccaaaaaacaaTTTCCTTTGCTGCTTGTGCCATCCAGTACTTTTTTGTATCTTGGCTAGGGATATCTGAGTGTTGTCTCTTGACTGTCATGGCCTATGACAGATATGTTGCTATTGGTAACCCCTTGCAGTATTCTGCCATCATGGTTCCAGATGTGTGTAAGAAGATGGTTACTGGTGCTTATGGGAGTGGGTTTTTCAGTAGCTTAATTCTGACGATCCCTGGCTTTAATCTTGATTTCTGTGGACCTAACATCATTGAACATTTCTTCTGCGACATGCCCCGTATGTTTCCTTTGTCTTGCTCTAATACCTTTATATTGCAAATAATTGTTTTCCTCATAGCTATGCTTGTCGGGtctggttctttttttatgattttattatccTATGCTTTTATTGCAGCTTCAATCCTAAAAATGTCATCCATTAAAGGCAGTCTCAAGGCTTTCAATACTTGTGCCTCCCATTTGGCTGTTGTGACACTATACTATGGTACAATTTTTGCTGTTTATCTTCAGCCTAATTCTAACCATCCCAGAAAGCAGGATAAAGTGCTGTCAGTTTTCTATGTTAATGTTATCCCCATGTTAAATCCTCTTATCTACAGTCTGAGGAACAAGGAGATCAAAGAGGCACTCAAAAAGGTGATAGAAAAAGCAAAAACCTACCTCTAA